Part of the Halopenitus persicus genome is shown below.
TCCGGTCGGCTACCGGATCCCCTGCGGTCCTACCGGATCACTCGAGGTCGTCGACCGCGGTTTCGGCGGCGATCCTCCCGTAGACGGCGGCGTTGGTCAGGCCGGTTCCGCCGGGGTAGTTGTTGTAGAACAGGCCGCCGGTCGCGTTCCCGGCGGCGTAGAGTCCGGGGATGGGATCGTCGCGCGTGTCGAGCACCTCCGCGTCCGGCGTGACGGCCACGCCGCCGAAGCCGAACGTCATCCCGCCCGTCACCGGATAGCCGGTGAATGGCGGCTCGTCGATCGGGAGCGCCCAGTTCGACTTGGGCGGGTCGACGTCGGGCGCGTCGTTCCCGTCGAGGACGTTCGGCTCGTAGGCATCGAGGCCGTCCCCCTCGACCGTGCAGGCCTCGTTGAACCGCTCCACCGTCTCGACCGCCCGTTCGGGGTCCTCGATGTCGAGGCGTCTGACGAGCGATTCGATCGAGTCGGCCGTGACGGCCCGGCCGGGCCCCATGTGCGCGACGTCGTCGACGGTCTTCGAGTCGACGACGATGAACGCCTCGTGGTAGGGCTGCTCGAAGATCTCCCGGCCGAACTTCGCGTAGGTGTGTGCGCGTGCGTCCTCCCCCTCGTCGACGAACCGCTCGCCGTCGTGGTTGAGGATGACGCCGTACTGGTAGCCGTCGATCCGGGTGATCCCGCCCTCGACCTCGGGCGATTGGACGTCGATGATCGCTATGTGGGCGTCGCCCCATTCGCCCTCCGATTTGGCGCCGACGTCCATCGCGGCGTCGAGCGCCTCGCCGGTGTTGTACCGGCTGCCGCGGACCTTCATGTTCCCGTATCCGGGACCGTAGTACCGAGTCCGTCGCTCCTTGCTCGAGCCGTAATCGCCGGCCGCGAGGATCACTGCGTCGCCCTCGAAAAGCGTGCGGCGTCCCTCGTGACGCGCCTCGACGGCGGAGACGGTCCCGTCGTCGTCGCGCCGGAGGGACCGTGCCTCGGCCTCGTAGAAGATCTCCACGCCGCGGTCCTCGACGATCTCGACGAGTTCGTCCACCATGTCCTCGCCGTGGAGCCAGACGCGTCCCGCGGTGTAGCCGGGATGCGGCGCCTGGTACTCCCAGCTGACGCCGTGGTCGGTCAGCCATTCGAAGGTCTCGGGCGACTCGGAGACGAGCCGGTCGACGAGGTCCTCGTCGGCCCGATAGTTCGTCACCTGCATGATGTCCGAGTAGAAGTCGGCCGTCGAGTAGTCCTCGACGTTGAAGCTCGCGTCGACGTCGACGTCCGCGGTCGGGATCCGGAACGACTCGGTGAACCGCGTGTGACCGCCGCGGTGTTCCTTCGGACTCTTCTCGAGGAGACAGACGGATCGGTCGAGCTCCGCCGCGCGGAGTCCGGCGGCGAGACCGGCGATGCCACAGCCAATGACGACGATATCGAAGGAATGTCGGTTCATTTTCGGGGTGTCATATCGGGGGGTCATATCGGATCGATGGTTGGATGGGTCATCGATTCGACCCAGCCGTCGGCGTCGATCGCGTTCGATATCCGTATCGATCGCATCTGAACCCCCATCGATCGCAATCGGGCGTTGGGACGTTTGCCACTTAACCGTTCGCGCGAACGGGTTGGGCCGGCGACCCAATAATAACTACTGAGCATTTACAAAGATATTTGTATAACCAGAGAATATGTGCTTGTATGAGCACCACCGACTCCACGAGCGTTGACGGACCGATCGCGGGGTGTCGTCCGGCGGACGTCGAGCCCGTCGTCGTCGACGGCGACGACCTCGAGAGCACCGCGCCCGAGTACCTCCGTGACCTGAAGGCCGAGCTGTCGCGGCAGGGCTACCAGCCCGCGGCGCTGGCGGTACGGGCGTGTTTCGCGGAGGACTGTTCGCTCGCCACCCAGGAGGAGGCCGACCGGCTTCGCGGGTTCGTCCGCGCGGCGGCGTTCCTCGGTGCGGGCCGGATCGAGATCGAGATCGACGACGTCGCCGAGCCGGAGACCGTCGACCCCGCGATCGCCGCCCTCTCCGAGCGGGCCGCGCGCGAAGGCGTCACGCTCCGCGTGACCGGCGACGCCGAGATCGCCGGCTGATCGAATGGCATCGCGACGCTCCCTGGCGACGAAACTCGGCGTGGTCGCCGGCTTCGAGCAGCCGAGCGCGTCGCTCGAGCAGTACCCGACGCCGCCGGCGCTCGCCGCACACGTCGTCCACCTGGCCGACCTGCAGGGAGACGTCGAGGGACGAACGGTCGTCGACCTCGGATCCGGGACCGGAATGCTCGCGCTGGCGGCGGCACTCCGCGGTCCGGCACGGGTGGTCGGTCTCGAGGTCGACGACGACCCGATCCGAACCGCCCGCGAGAACGATCGGCGCGTCGGGACGAACGCTCCGGTTCACTGGGTTCGCGGGGACGCAACCCGCCACCCGCTCCGGATCGCGGAACCCACGACCGTCCTGATGAACCCCCCGTTCGGCGCCCAGAACGGGAATCGCCACGCCGACCGCGGATTCCTGGCTGCCGCCGGCACGATCGCCGACGTCTCCTACTCGGTCCACAACGGGGGCAGCGAGGCGTTCGTCCGCGCGTTCGCCGCCGACAACGGCGGGACGGTCACCCACGCCTTCGCCGCCGAGCTCGACGTCGAGAACCGGTTCGACCACCACACCGCCGACTCGGCCGCGATCGACGCCGAGGTCTACCGGATCGAGTGGTCCGGCGACGGGTCGGCGGGCAACGCCACGCGACCCGACGAGTCGACGTCGGGAACCTGATCGCCGCCGTCCGCCGCACGTTCAGCCACGCCGGCATCGACCACACCAATTCCGACCGCTCCGCCTCCAACCGCCCCGATTTCAGCCGCTCCGAGATCGATCTCCCGTGCCCGTTCGCGTCCCTCGTATCGCTCGGCCTCGAGGACCCGCACCCGCGTCCCGTCCGTCTCGGCGTAGATGCGCCGATCCTCGCGAACGATCCGGAGCCCGGACAGGTTCACCGACTCGTTGTCGGCCGGGAGCGGTGCGGTTTCCGTGTCGTTTCCGTGTGTGACGGTGATCTCGAAGACCCCCTCACGGGCCGCCACGGTCACGTTCCGCCCCGCGATCGTCGGTTCCGCGGTCGCCGGATCGGAGACGTGGACGGTCCGCCGCTCCCCGTCGTGCTCGAGGTCGACGCGGTAGCTCACTCCCGCCCCGACCGCGCGCCAGCCGGTCCGGTGTGCCGTGACGGTCTCGCGCCAGCCGGCGCCGCCGACGGCGACCTCCCGGGACCCCCAGTAGGCGAGATTCCCCCGGGAGACGGCGGTGATCCAGACGTCGCGCTCCTCGTTTTTGACGATCACCCCCGAGGTCGTGACGTTCGTCGCCCCCTCGAACGCCTCGACGTCGATGACGTTCACCAGCTGATTGGGGACGTCCTCGGCGTAGGTCACCTCGTAGCCCTCGATTTCGACCGGCGTTCCGGGAGTCTCCTCGTCGGAGACGGCGATGAGGTTTGGGACGACCGAGGGACCGACGAGGATCCCGAGCGCGGCCACCACCAACACGGCGCCGACGATCCGCGGCGTAGTGGACCGCAGGGCCTCGCGCGTCGTCTCGGGGTTCGGGACCGCGTAGTCCGGCAGCAGGGGCCGGTCGTTTCCGGCCACCGCGAGCGTGACGATCGCCGCAAGCAGGGCGACGAGCGCGACGCCGACCGCCCGGTAGAGGACGTATCGCTCGTTCCCGAGATACCAGTAGACGGCCCACAACGACCGCGAGGACGCGAACAGGAGGACGCCGGCGAAAACGACGGCCGCGGACCGGGTCGCCGTTCCGCGGCGACGGAGGATCACGATCCCGACCAGGACGCCGAGCAGGAACCCCACCGCATGTCCCTGGATCGAGACGTTCGCCCACCACGGCGCGCCGTAGGAGGGATTCGCTGCGGCCCGCGTGACGGGCGTTCTGAACGCAGCGTACAGCAGGTTCACGAGCGACGTCCCCGCAAGCCCGACGATCGACCCGAGCGGATAGTGGACGATCGCGACCCCCCAGAGCGCGAAGACGACCCCGGAGAAGCCGATGACGGGGCCGATC
Proteins encoded:
- the tcuA gene encoding FAD-dependent tricarballylate dehydrogenase TcuA, with protein sequence MNRHSFDIVVIGCGIAGLAAGLRAAELDRSVCLLEKSPKEHRGGHTRFTESFRIPTADVDVDASFNVEDYSTADFYSDIMQVTNYRADEDLVDRLVSESPETFEWLTDHGVSWEYQAPHPGYTAGRVWLHGEDMVDELVEIVEDRGVEIFYEAEARSLRRDDDGTVSAVEARHEGRRTLFEGDAVILAAGDYGSSKERRTRYYGPGYGNMKVRGSRYNTGEALDAAMDVGAKSEGEWGDAHIAIIDVQSPEVEGGITRIDGYQYGVILNHDGERFVDEGEDARAHTYAKFGREIFEQPYHEAFIVVDSKTVDDVAHMGPGRAVTADSIESLVRRLDIEDPERAVETVERFNEACTVEGDGLDAYEPNVLDGNDAPDVDPPKSNWALPIDEPPFTGYPVTGGMTFGFGGVAVTPDAEVLDTRDDPIPGLYAAGNATGGLFYNNYPGGTGLTNAAVYGRIAAETAVDDLE
- a CDS encoding METTL5 family protein, whose translation is MASRRSLATKLGVVAGFEQPSASLEQYPTPPALAAHVVHLADLQGDVEGRTVVDLGSGTGMLALAAALRGPARVVGLEVDDDPIRTARENDRRVGTNAPVHWVRGDATRHPLRIAEPTTVLMNPPFGAQNGNRHADRGFLAAAGTIADVSYSVHNGGSEAFVRAFAADNGGTVTHAFAAELDVENRFDHHTADSAAIDAEVYRIEWSGDGSAGNATRPDESTSGT
- a CDS encoding rhomboid family intramembrane serine protease — its product is MLPEWVTVHRLSVPVAFLLAFGLVWAMDRPGGRWGRRIRSRLLRGVPWGTLVAVGIVILVYLFVQRGIDDPTSPVVIPFRAWSYFYLEGLLLAGLSHASLGHLTGNLLATLVAGTLAEYAYGHYPRARGASSFGSWRSNPYVRAFLVVPAAILGGAVLSSVLSIGPVIGFSGVVFALWGVAIVHYPLGSIVGLAGTSLVNLLYAAFRTPVTRAAANPSYGAPWWANVSIQGHAVGFLLGVLVGIVILRRRGTATRSAAVVFAGVLLFASSRSLWAVYWYLGNERYVLYRAVGVALVALLAAIVTLAVAGNDRPLLPDYAVPNPETTREALRSTTPRIVGAVLVVAALGILVGPSVVPNLIAVSDEETPGTPVEIEGYEVTYAEDVPNQLVNVIDVEAFEGATNVTTSGVIVKNEERDVWITAVSRGNLAYWGSREVAVGGAGWRETVTAHRTGWRAVGAGVSYRVDLEHDGERRTVHVSDPATAEPTIAGRNVTVAAREGVFEITVTHGNDTETAPLPADNESVNLSGLRIVREDRRIYAETDGTRVRVLEAERYEGRERAREIDLGAAEIGAVGGGAVGIGVVDAGVAERAADGGDQVPDVDSSGRVALPADPSPDHSIR